Proteins encoded by one window of Candidatus Sumerlaea chitinivorans:
- a CDS encoding putative reactivating factor for D-ornithine aminomutase: MARGEAPTTVEAPFDDVTVGVRNAVRELEEVTNRCLLDEEGVLVRPSSHGRGVDVYVSTSSAGGGLQMLVMGVVRSMTAESAQRAALGAGAIVMDTICSNDRRPTYQQIQRIRQLRPDMILLAGGVDGGTVSHVAKLAELVRAARPTARLGSGYRLPLVYAGNRDAAAEVRAILGDLVDFHEVENVRPRLELENLGPARDEIHKLFMEHVMAQAPGYDKLKAMTDAPIMPTPGAVGKLVEIVARERGISVLGVDIGGATTDVFSVFQGKFNRTVSANLGMSYSVGNVLTSAGFANVRRWCWMDLPENEVRNRIKNKVIRPTTIPHLLEDLIIEQALAREALRLSLAQHAEFATTLKGVQMRRTVADAFAQTSTGATLVNMMELDLIIGSGGVLSHAPRREQAALMMIDAFAPLGVTQLAVDSIFMMPHLGVLSELDAEIAMEVFWRDCLIPLGAVVAPAGRARPGKHLLRAKLTRDDGSEETVELRGGELLRVPLGEGHSATLEIEPAWGVDVGAGRGKRLVRKVWGGRVGVVFDGRGRPIQFASGDADRREQLRSWSRAIGAFE, encoded by the coding sequence ATGGCTCGCGGCGAAGCGCCCACGACGGTGGAAGCTCCGTTCGACGATGTCACCGTCGGTGTCCGCAACGCGGTGCGCGAGCTGGAGGAGGTGACCAACCGCTGCCTTCTCGACGAAGAGGGGGTCTTGGTGCGACCATCCAGCCACGGGAGGGGAGTAGACGTCTACGTCAGCACCTCCAGCGCGGGTGGTGGTTTACAGATGCTGGTTATGGGGGTGGTGCGCTCGATGACCGCCGAAAGTGCGCAGCGAGCGGCCCTCGGAGCGGGGGCGATCGTCATGGATACCATCTGCAGCAACGATCGCCGGCCGACCTACCAACAGATTCAGCGGATCCGGCAACTGCGGCCCGACATGATCTTACTTGCCGGTGGTGTGGACGGTGGGACGGTCTCGCATGTGGCGAAGCTGGCGGAATTGGTGCGGGCAGCACGCCCAACGGCGCGCCTTGGCTCGGGTTATCGTCTTCCGCTTGTTTATGCAGGCAATCGCGACGCCGCAGCCGAAGTCCGCGCAATTCTCGGCGATCTTGTGGATTTCCATGAGGTCGAAAATGTACGCCCACGCTTAGAGCTGGAAAACTTGGGACCAGCCCGCGACGAAATCCATAAGCTGTTTATGGAGCACGTCATGGCTCAGGCACCCGGCTACGACAAACTCAAGGCCATGACCGATGCTCCGATTATGCCCACGCCCGGAGCGGTTGGGAAGCTGGTGGAAATCGTGGCGCGCGAGCGCGGCATCAGTGTTTTGGGCGTGGACATTGGTGGCGCAACTACCGACGTCTTCTCCGTCTTCCAAGGCAAATTCAACCGCACCGTCAGCGCCAATCTTGGGATGAGCTACAGTGTTGGCAATGTGCTCACAAGTGCAGGCTTTGCGAATGTGCGCCGTTGGTGCTGGATGGACCTTCCCGAAAATGAGGTGCGGAACCGAATCAAAAACAAGGTCATTCGTCCGACCACAATCCCGCATCTCTTAGAAGATCTCATCATCGAGCAAGCACTTGCTCGTGAAGCCCTACGGCTCTCGCTTGCTCAGCATGCGGAGTTTGCCACTACGCTAAAGGGGGTACAGATGCGGCGGACGGTGGCGGACGCGTTTGCTCAGACGTCCACTGGCGCTACCCTTGTCAACATGATGGAGCTGGATCTCATCATAGGCAGTGGTGGCGTGCTCAGCCATGCCCCGCGCCGCGAGCAAGCTGCTCTCATGATGATCGACGCATTTGCTCCGTTAGGCGTTACCCAACTCGCTGTGGACAGCATTTTCATGATGCCGCACCTTGGGGTGCTCAGTGAGCTTGATGCGGAGATTGCCATGGAGGTCTTTTGGCGCGATTGCCTCATTCCTTTGGGTGCGGTGGTGGCGCCTGCAGGAAGAGCTCGGCCGGGCAAGCATCTGTTGCGGGCGAAACTTACGCGCGACGACGGAAGCGAGGAGACGGTTGAGCTCCGCGGGGGTGAACTTCTCCGTGTGCCTTTGGGCGAAGGTCACAGTGCGACGCTGGAGATCGAACCGGCGTGGGGAGTGGATGTAGGCGCGGGCCGTGGGAAACGGTTGGTTCGCAAAGTTTGGGGAGGGCGCGTCGGCGTGGTCTTTGATGGCCGTGGCCGCCCGATTCAGTTTGCTTCAGGGGACGCCGACCGGCGAGAACAGTTGCGGTCGTGGAGTCGCGCAATCGGAGCGTTTGAATGA
- a CDS encoding Quinone oxidoreductase, whose product MRVVVVERFGPPEVMTLREMPDPQPRAGEVRVRLTSIGVNHADLMARRGEYRLYSGEPPFIPGLEGGGIIDAVGDGVSAERLGQRVILSAEAPRRPGAPNPVEGTYRTHYVVPAEQALLAPDNLPDDALGTVWLSHLTAWGCLVWKQGIKEGDVVAIPAATSSVGLAAAQVARACGAVAIGLTRTERKAEELKALQPLEFDHVVVTHNPDGSMRPWARELKRLTDGRGVDVFFDPVANGPYLDSEIQALAQRGTIWIYGLLGKPGVVDLTPLIRKQASIRGWVLGELLTADPAERLEMQREVLRQFEAGVYRQRIAARFALEEVRQAHETMERAEHIGKIVLIP is encoded by the coding sequence ATGCGCGTAGTTGTTGTCGAAAGATTTGGTCCACCTGAAGTAATGACCTTGCGCGAGATGCCTGATCCGCAGCCACGCGCGGGCGAGGTCCGCGTCCGGCTCACAAGCATTGGAGTCAACCATGCGGACCTGATGGCGCGTCGTGGCGAATATCGGCTTTATTCGGGCGAACCACCTTTCATCCCCGGCTTAGAAGGAGGCGGCATCATTGATGCGGTAGGTGATGGCGTGTCGGCCGAGCGACTGGGTCAGCGCGTTATCCTGAGTGCTGAGGCTCCCCGTCGCCCCGGTGCTCCAAATCCCGTGGAAGGCACTTACCGTACCCATTATGTCGTGCCTGCCGAGCAGGCGTTGCTAGCTCCCGACAATCTTCCGGATGATGCTTTGGGTACCGTTTGGCTGTCGCACCTCACGGCGTGGGGATGCTTGGTCTGGAAGCAAGGCATCAAGGAGGGGGACGTTGTGGCGATCCCCGCGGCCACAAGTAGCGTCGGGCTTGCCGCTGCACAGGTGGCACGTGCTTGCGGCGCCGTGGCAATTGGCTTGACCCGCACCGAACGAAAGGCGGAGGAGCTAAAGGCTCTTCAGCCCCTCGAGTTCGATCACGTCGTGGTGACTCACAACCCGGACGGAAGCATGCGGCCGTGGGCGCGTGAGCTCAAGCGCCTGACCGATGGCCGTGGTGTAGATGTGTTTTTCGATCCCGTCGCAAACGGACCCTACCTTGACTCAGAGATTCAGGCGTTGGCCCAGCGTGGCACGATTTGGATCTACGGCCTATTAGGAAAACCCGGCGTTGTAGATCTCACACCTCTCATTCGCAAGCAGGCAAGCATTCGAGGTTGGGTGCTGGGGGAGTTACTTACCGCAGATCCCGCCGAGCGACTCGAAATGCAGCGAGAGGTTCTGCGCCAATTTGAAGCGGGTGTCTACCGGCAGCGGATTGCTGCGCGGTTTGCCTTGGAAGAGGTCCGCCAAGCGCATGAGACGATGGAACGTGCTGAGCATATTGGCAAAATCGTCCTTATTCCGTGA
- a CDS encoding Dolichol-phosphate mannosyltransferase, with the protein MQTAIVLATYNEAANLSALIPRLAEIVPDAWIVVVDDNSPDGTPELLKSLQQKYPKLAPVIRSGKLGYGSAVLDGFRRALELGADAIVTLDADFSHDPAEIPRLLAGLKDADVAIGSRYYGGVRVLNWHVSRLLLSLFANRYVRTILGMAVEDATSGYRAYRRPAVEAILASRVNSKGYSFLVEVLYRAYQRGMRITEVPIVYSERREGQSKMSKGVIGEAIIRPWLLRFGR; encoded by the coding sequence ATGCAAACAGCCATCGTGCTCGCAACTTATAACGAGGCGGCGAACTTGAGCGCGTTGATCCCGCGTCTGGCCGAGATTGTCCCTGACGCGTGGATTGTAGTGGTGGACGACAATTCTCCGGATGGAACCCCAGAACTACTAAAGTCCCTCCAGCAGAAGTACCCTAAACTCGCGCCCGTGATCCGCAGCGGCAAGCTTGGCTATGGGAGCGCCGTGCTGGACGGGTTTCGCCGCGCCCTCGAGCTTGGAGCAGACGCTATCGTCACCCTCGATGCCGACTTTTCGCATGATCCAGCAGAGATCCCGCGTTTGCTGGCAGGTTTGAAAGACGCCGATGTTGCCATCGGGTCGCGCTACTATGGCGGCGTGCGGGTGCTGAATTGGCATGTCTCGCGCCTGCTGTTGAGCCTATTTGCGAACCGCTATGTTCGCACGATTCTCGGCATGGCTGTGGAGGACGCAACAAGTGGCTACCGCGCCTACCGACGGCCTGCAGTCGAAGCGATCCTCGCGAGTCGGGTTAACTCGAAAGGCTATTCTTTCCTCGTCGAAGTCCTCTACCGCGCCTACCAGCGAGGCATGCGGATCACGGAGGTACCGATCGTCTATAGCGAGCGGCGCGAAGGCCAGTCGAAGATGAGCAAGGGCGTCATCGGCGAGGCGATTATTCGGCCGTGGCTGTTGCGTTTTGGTCGCTGA
- a CDS encoding Antibiotic biosynthesis monooxygenase, whose translation MYIVQVFVHVKPEYVEAFKAATIENASNSLKEPGVARFDVIQQLEDPTRFVLVEVYRDESAAASHKETAHYLKWRDEVAPMMAEPRSSVKYVNVFPDEGGWAVAR comes from the coding sequence ATGTACATTGTGCAAGTCTTTGTTCATGTGAAGCCTGAGTATGTGGAGGCATTCAAGGCCGCCACAATTGAAAACGCGTCAAACAGCCTGAAAGAGCCCGGCGTTGCGCGGTTCGATGTCATCCAGCAACTCGAGGATCCCACGCGTTTTGTTCTCGTGGAGGTGTACCGCGATGAATCAGCGGCTGCTTCTCACAAGGAGACTGCACACTACTTGAAGTGGCGGGATGAAGTGGCGCCCATGATGGCAGAGCCACGCTCCAGCGTGAAGTACGTGAACGTTTTCCCGGACGAGGGAGGTTGGGCCGTTGCTCGCTGA
- a CDS encoding Alcohol dehydrogenase — MLAEWVTPDRILFGPGAARQVPEIVVGLASRVMVVCGSNPQRHEWLLTALAARGIATMVYSVVGEPSVAVAEEALQRAREYVATAVIGIGGGSALDVAKAVAGLLVNDGELVDYLEVVGKGRPLAKRAAPMIAIPTTAGTGSEATRNAVLEVPEKGVKVSMRSPLLVPTWAVVDPELTLDLPPGPTATSGFDALAQLLESFVSVKANAFTDALCREALPRVGRSLRTACLSGRDLSARSDMALGALFSGMALANAGLGAVHGLAGPLGGMLHAPHGALCAALLAPVVEVNVRALRSRAPDSPALARYEEAARLVTGKPQATVADLLAWIQTLAAEVGIPRLSQLGLRKSHYDQAVERSQAASSMKGNPIVLLDEEIVEILDLAG; from the coding sequence TTGCTCGCTGAGTGGGTCACGCCCGATCGAATCCTCTTTGGCCCCGGGGCTGCCCGACAAGTGCCCGAGATTGTCGTTGGGCTGGCGAGCCGGGTTATGGTCGTGTGTGGCAGTAACCCCCAGCGTCACGAGTGGCTTCTAACCGCATTGGCAGCGCGCGGGATCGCAACCATGGTCTATTCTGTGGTGGGCGAACCCAGTGTTGCCGTGGCGGAAGAAGCGCTGCAGCGAGCGCGTGAGTACGTCGCCACAGCGGTCATTGGGATTGGTGGGGGGAGTGCCCTCGACGTCGCGAAGGCGGTCGCTGGTTTGCTTGTGAACGACGGTGAACTCGTGGATTATCTTGAAGTGGTCGGGAAGGGGCGGCCTTTGGCGAAGCGCGCTGCCCCAATGATTGCGATCCCAACGACGGCTGGCACCGGTTCGGAAGCCACCCGCAACGCAGTCCTCGAAGTGCCCGAGAAAGGCGTGAAGGTCAGCATGCGGAGCCCGCTCCTTGTGCCCACGTGGGCAGTCGTTGACCCCGAACTTACACTGGATTTGCCTCCGGGCCCGACCGCAACGAGTGGTTTCGATGCCTTAGCGCAACTCTTGGAAAGTTTTGTATCCGTGAAGGCGAACGCATTCACGGATGCCCTCTGCCGGGAGGCGTTGCCGCGTGTGGGACGCTCGCTGCGGACCGCGTGCTTGAGCGGACGCGATCTCAGCGCGCGCAGCGATATGGCGTTGGGCGCGCTTTTCAGCGGTATGGCACTCGCCAACGCTGGCCTTGGGGCTGTTCACGGTTTGGCCGGACCTCTGGGTGGGATGCTCCATGCTCCCCATGGGGCGCTGTGCGCTGCATTGCTCGCGCCCGTTGTCGAAGTAAACGTGCGTGCTCTGCGCTCGCGTGCTCCGGATTCACCTGCGCTTGCGCGCTATGAGGAAGCGGCTCGGCTGGTCACTGGAAAACCTCAGGCAACTGTAGCCGACCTCTTGGCGTGGATCCAAACATTGGCCGCCGAGGTAGGAATCCCGCGCCTAAGTCAGTTGGGTTTACGGAAAAGCCACTATGATCAGGCGGTCGAGCGCTCCCAAGCCGCAAGCAGCATGAAGGGAAATCCCATCGTCCTCCTTGATGAAGAAATTGTAGAGATCCTCGATCTTGCCGGTTGA